The segment agtcttatttttaattaattttcctctttgaCTTAATGgttgaagaagaatttcccCCTGAGGAAAACCGGACGGACAAGAActttctaaaacttttttctttcactttcagcttaaaaaaatatattaaaaaaaaacaattttacgtgaataagaatttatttattaaatttcagaaaatactCTTGCACACAGCAAACTCTCTTGGATTAcataacttaaaaaataaatttgaatccTAAACTGACTATTAAATTCAGTTATATGTAACTTATATGGCTATATTTGTGTAAATTCACAAACATTTTATCGTGtttaaaatcgttaaaatttatggatttctaaaattttcaaagaggctcaaaaataaaatgaaaaaatatgtatataaaatgttttttagcCTCAAATAATGCCAATGATTCTCTCTAATTTAAAGCTATATTTAGACTTTTGATtagagtaaaatatttaatgcttAAAATTAAGATATAAATGGtaggtaaaaaataaattatcactCTGGGATGTGCCCACTAAAAATCACCACACAcccttttttgtttttttttcttttaaatttttattattgttataAACTGcgatttataaaatatttctctggtTTTCATTCAGGAAAATACTACAAAATTCTCCCCATAGAAAGATTGTTTTGCGTTTCATTTCAATaggaagaaaatctcatttggttctaaattgttaaaaattcataatgaaTTTCTAAAGGTAAAGTTggtattgtttatttttctctttttttaagttaacAGGAAGAAATAGGtttaacatattttattgtatatgGTCACATAAGTTGTGGAGAAATGCGGAGAAATACCATTGAAACAACATTAAGCCACTGATTTAGCCTTCGAAGTCACTTTCAGTGAGAGAATAGAAACATTTGTCCATTTCTTCTCACCTGTGAACGCATTATGCTCATCTAGTTCGCATTATAGCCAGGATTGTATGGTGCTTGCTTTTGGTATGCATCATTGCCTACAACTTGGTCATATGAAGGTGGATTCATCGCTGAGGGATTACCTCCTGGCATGGGCATACTTCCTCCTGCAGTGGAAGCTGGAGGATAGGGTGCCGCTTGTTGGGTCTGAGTGGGTGGATATGGGGCTGGATATCCGCCAGTTTGTGGTTGAGGCATTGGGTAGACACCTGGATGGCCGTACTGAGCTGAAGTTTGCTGTATCGTCGCCGCGGGAACAGCCACAGTAACTGGGTAGGGTCCAGCGGCTGTTGTGTGGGTCGAAGACGTCACGATAACAGgtgctgaaaataaaattattaaagactgattaaatatttatttaaactaattcatTTCTTagattttaagattttttttcttaggagAAATCTTCCATTGAAAAccttaaaaatgttatttttagtggatttaatttcataaattcattataTCGAATACACCGTGTTCTATAATTATCGTCACTTGCTATTTAAACAGTATTCCGATGCTTAATAAATAATACTAACAGTGGTATTTCGTCGTTCTTTTCGCATCACAACACTTCTTTATTGGTATAGCAAAAACACAGAGAAGAACGACACATCCCACAATTACTAGACAAATCCACCACAGATCCATCAGAAAACTCAAAATATATTACCACAGAGTAAAGAAAATCGGTgaagaaatttaacaaatttttagaaaatcccAACTTTAGTCGCACAACCTATGCATATCTAATCAGTTGTCTTATCAAATTGATGAGTGGAATTGTGATAAAACATATAAAACGAACACAAATCGCATTTgagctttgaaaaattgatactGAACACGAAAAACAATTCCATAAAATACACAAATTTCGAAAAATAAACCAAACACGAAcgaatttagaagaaaataaataaataaaaataaaattacatggTCTTCCCCTTCGAAAAGCGTAAAATATGAGGACGAAGAAGAGGAATAGAATTATTAAGGAAACAGAAGCTCCAACCATATACAGCCACCACTCCATCATCACaaagatttaataaatgataagtttacaaatatatttttttcttcaacttttacTACGTATATTACTTCACCTTAGACGCGTTAGTGACTGATTGAAAGCGAAATCCCTCAATTTTTGATACTTTTGTTTTATCTAATCTTCCTCTTTGAagcaggaaaatttttatcggCAGAACATTTTGGATGCGAAGACGTcagtaagaaaatttattaaagtctCAAAAGGGGATTTTTTGAGGGGATAACAATGACAACAATTATACACCCTCAAAGTATTTCTGACTCATCAAAAGAGATTCCATCTATATGTACTATATGTACTATATGTACTATATTTTTAGGCTGAATATTTATGAACATGTCTCACAAGTATGTTATCTTATCTAATCTGTTTGCCAATAAATGTACCACTTATTGTCATTACTCCAAGATGGAAAAGAATGTGTAAGATATTCAGCTAATTTGCTGCATCATCTTAAACGAAAAGTCTTCctaaaaacatttcaaattaataaaggGTTTGGACCCTATtcagatttcaaggatttcttggccGCTGAATACAACCCTTTGATTGGATATTTTCATTGGGGAAATAGGGAAGAATGGGGTAATTTCCGTAATTACATAACATATAACAAAAGAGTTTAAGTCAGGGTTTGAGCATTTATTCGGAGAAATTTTTAGCAGGAAAAAATCTGCTAAACTATTACATGAAGAacgaaagaaattttcatagtACAAACGGCTAAAAcgtcttgagaaaaaaaaccataaaaaccaatttaaaaaaaaataatgcaaatgccctataactctttaTGAAatgaattctattttttttgacaaaaacgACCCCAAATATGAAAATCTcagtaatttttatgtttattttggAAGTTGCAATTCTCTAGATAATTTTTAGGACTATTTAAAACCATTAATCAACgtctaatttattaaaattagttAATTCATTTACGAGCTAATTTGAATCTAGAGGGAGTTTTGATTCTTAAGTCTTCCTCCCCAGCATTTAGGCTTAGTATTTCTGCATTCAGAAGTTAAAGATTGCCCCCCAAATCTGTCCATCATATGTATTGGGATTtgggaatgaatttttttttatataaataagaGAGAATGTGAAATGTAGAATTATAgtacaaaaaatttcaataatctaaattttaaaagaaaattaaagataattGTCCCACTAAAATTCCGATACATTATGGGGGTTAAGTCAAAACttcaattgtttttaaaaacaatataggatctttaaaaaaatgtaacgaTCATCATTTTTGAAATCCACCCACACTacctataaataatttttttatgaaaacaaaatgcattttgaattattatctTTCTTACAccctaaaattcaatttatttatacaatGCCAGAATGTTACACGTTCTTAAGGAAAAGCTCTACAACTAACGAAATAAAATAGAGAGAATTTATTATCAAAGTTACATTTCCCTTAAAAGACTTATGAGTTTCTACAAAAGTATTttctgaaaagaaatttttgctgtACACTAACATTCACACAACGTCCTCCGCCTCTTTTCAGCATAATGTTGCCCAAGAAAAAGACACGCCACTGTTAGAATGATGCAAAGAAAGAAGGCAACTGTCGTAGTTACAATCACAATGAAGGTCCATTCCATCACAAATCACGCCACGTTATAAACTAAAGAGGATCGATGggaatttggaaattttctctgcaGAAATTCGAGCAGGAAGTGAAGTTattcattaactttttttcctttgagaaCTTATCACTATATCTAATCTTGTTTAGCTCAGAGTTTAATCTCTCCTTAGAAGCAATAATGGATGAGATTCAGGGACGCGCAATCTAATTAACGTCATAACGTGGTGagtcatgaaaatttttcattcgaaataaattttacattgatAAGATAAAGTGTAAGCACTATATTATATTTGTCAGGATACAGAGCAAATTGTGGGAATGTTGTGAAACTACAGTATTGCACAAAGAAGCCTGAAATCACTATTTGGTAGTTTGGATAAAACAAACTAcgcaatgaatttatttttttaacatcatCATGAAAtgatatgaaattttcactcacTCGGATGAATAATTGCCCCTCGATTGTGATATCTTCGTCCTCCTTCGCAAACTCCTGAACATATCAGGACAATGAGTATGACAATAAGTGTCCAGGCCCACCACTCCATTTTAGTGCTTTCGGTGTCTTTTGCAGTATAAGCTAAACTAATTCCTCACGGAGAAGTAGAAAATTGTGTAACACTGTTCACTGACTATCACTAAATACTTGAAAGACTGCCAGGTTTTTCTATGCTTTCATTTCATATAGCTTTAGCTCTCTCTACTATCTTATCACGTATTTTCGGTGCgataaaatgggaaaagtcCCGCCAACTCAGTTGATGTCGATCGCGTACAAATGAGTGGCAGTGAACAAGGTAATGATCACCACACCTAATCGTTGAGTACGTACGATTTATACAAGAGAAATGATTAGGATGGTTCTTATGGCATGTTGAACTTACGAAAGAACGACAATAAATGAATCATAGTTAGGGAACaagttaaagaataattttacattgCTTAtgtttacattaaaaaaaaaatctcagctAAGTTCTCTCGCTTTGAAATCACTAattatcttgaaaaaaaaaataatagaaatagttagattagattagattatgTAGGTACTAAGAACTGAACCCATGTAAAAaagacaaacattttttttttaactttttaaagaatgaatattttctatatttaagctttcttgtagaaaatatttataagggTATTTTTAAGTCTTAGGCtatcatttttgaaaaataattctaaaaagattttataagaTCTGCCTCACGAAACTGAGATATATGCAATATCGTCTAAAGTATGTGGAATGACCGacctattaataaaaaaattctaatctaATCCTTATTTTAGGCTATCGTTTCTTGGCTGTTAAATTAAAAGCCAAAGCTTTtacaatttagaaaaaaaatattttggtataggtttcttgaaaaaaattgaagaaaaatttttcttccaaaagaGATTTAGGAATGACAttaaaaactgattttaataaattatataagtTTTGATAGGTTTGTTAACTGCTTATTTAGAAGGTAGTTTTCGAACTTAtctaggggaacgtggcccaattcggaccgccgcccaattgcgacctcccctttttctcgtaaatgacgaaatattataaaattagtctcactacattatgaagacattatagtaaggtaatgttagcgcctaaaataaattaatttggtacacaacaggatgaattaaaaatcaaaagtcattttcagcacttggtcgacattttctgattttagaaactaagttgatatgagtttttttcccactattatgtctcatattatgccgcgtttctgtagcttagagggtctagattattacttgatttacaattttttaaaagattttaggtattttaagtaattaagtgaaaatgtaatacacgCAGAATGgcctaattgcgacccccaaaatgttccaattcgggccgtctatttccaccactcaccacggtaaagcctgtcgcgcatgcgtgtagtggtgtggaagtgtctttctcacacagccgcgctgtgttttgatttcgggaaaatcaatattttttcacgtttattgaaaattttttcgcagtgaaaatgttcctgaAGCCCAAGGGGAgtgcagttagtgtaatttacgcattcctcagaagaattttcgtggattttctgcgaattacgtcactgagtgcgcaattgtctgtgtgtgtgaaattccGTGTAGTCACCTCGAGggtgaaatgtcaaaacaaatgtggggaaaattgaaaataaattcttgattttccggcttttccgtgtaattcatggcgtttttcctatttatagtagtgataaaagtgatctactagtgaaaaatccacaaattactccaaaaaaagggggtcgcaattagaacactcggggggtcgcaattagaacaccgtggtgaaaaagtgcaattttagcacctttttttcattcgactattactcagaacaggtaagagttagaaggtttgcatctatagaacaaagttagcctattaaatgacctttccaatggtaccaaacttggaaagattcaattcattttaatatgacttttttcaatccttctgaaacagaatttagggggtcgcaattgggccacgttcccctaatattatttaaaagtgaacaagagcaCTCTAAAACCGGTAAGAactcgattttgaaaaagctatatacctacaatgATAGAAATAAATgatgtagttttttttgtctggACTGTGCCTTTCTTATCTAATCTactaaacaattaaaatgaattttaataaataaatagaattttgttttgcaCAAGTACACATCCCCTTAGATTTATCAAACACACGCTACTGCAAAAACATTGAAAGGTAATATAAACAAAACTTTTGAATATATACACACATTACTATGTACCTATATGtataaataaactattttgctatatacaggTTTTAGAGCCGGTACAATGGAATTCCCAGAGAACACGTTTGACCATCAATGACGCATTCCAAGcgtaaaaatgaaattagacTCTGCTGTAAATGGAGTTgtgaatgaagagaaaatttggaTTTTCCCCTATTGACGGGAATACAGTTCAATCATCACTCTCTGTATAAGGAGAAAATGTATAGGAATGTAATAATGcacgaaataataaattaataaaaagtcaAGCATTTGCTTGGAATTTACTATGTATGCTCTTGGAAAATCTCACATTAGTCacatttttattccccataAGGGAGATTCAACGAGTTTCGaagaaaattagattaaaaatttaacccgTTCCATGAATAATTGGGCAATTTTTGGCAATAGGTTACTCACATCCATAGACAGTTCTCTGTTGATGTTTTAATTTGTAGATTCGTAGACACATAAAGGTAAGGAAACAAATGAGAGGAATCAGGAGTAGGATTAATCCGGAGATGAGGAATGCCATGAAGGGAGACATCGTGACTGTCTGAGGTGAAAACTCTTATACTACTCAATTGGTTGATTTTCACAGAGTTTTATGAACAATCCTCGTGGCTGGCAATTATCAGACGTGCTTCTGATAACACTATCTCATGGAGGAATGAAgggaaatgggaaaaattgatGTGGGAGTTACTTACATGAAAATATCGCACCGGTGTTGCGTTTTTTCCGACAACACACTCCACAGAGGGTGCACAGCAAAAAGATCACAAAACACACCACAATTGGAATAAAGATATCCATCCTGGaagcaaagaaataattttagtttttccttTAGTTTTTGTTGAAGTGTTAGAAAAATCACCTAAAAGAACTGTGATAATCATCGTGATCTTTGAAATTATCATCGAATTCATGAGAATCAAAATGATCCTCATGTGAATGAAATGGATAGTGAAAATCTTGAtcagaatttgaagaaaatcccattttgttagcaagaaaaaaatttaagcacACTGCACTGAAGCAATCTCGACAAAGTCGCGCGTGAGGAAGCACTAAAAGTCTCTCTCAGCAAGATACGAAGAG is part of the Lutzomyia longipalpis isolate SR_M1_2022 chromosome 3, ASM2433408v1 genome and harbors:
- the LOC129792690 gene encoding uncharacterized protein LOC129792690 isoform X1; protein product: MGFSSNSDQDFHYPFHSHEDHFDSHEFDDNFKDHDDYHSSFRMDIFIPIVVCFVIFLLCTLCGVCCRKKRNTGAIFSSPVIVTSSTHTTAAGPYPVTVAVPAATIQQTSAQYGHPGVYPMPQPQTGGYPAPYPPTQTQQAAPYPPASTAGGSMPMPGGNPSAMNPPSYDQVVGNDAYQKQAPYNPGYNAN
- the LOC129792690 gene encoding MAPK-interacting and spindle-stabilizing protein-like isoform X2, with the translated sequence MSPFMAFLISGLILLLIPLICFLTFMCLRIYKLKHQQRTVYGSPVIVTSSTHTTAAGPYPVTVAVPAATIQQTSAQYGHPGVYPMPQPQTGGYPAPYPPTQTQQAAPYPPASTAGGSMPMPGGNPSAMNPPSYDQVVGNDAYQKQAPYNPGYNAN
- the LOC129792690 gene encoding calcium-binding protein P isoform X3; translation: MDIFIPIVVCFVIFLLCTLCGVCCRKKRNTGAIFSSPVIVTSSTHTTAAGPYPVTVAVPAATIQQTSAQYGHPGVYPMPQPQTGGYPAPYPPTQTQQAAPYPPASTAGGSMPMPGGNPSAMNPPSYDQVVGNDAYQKQAPYNPGYNAN